GTCCTCCAGCGGAGTGGGGGCCTGTCTGTACTCGGTTCAGTACACCTGAGACAGAAAGCCGCGCGAGATATTTAGCCCACAGCCGAAAAACAACGTTGAACACGCACATTTCGTAAACCCAAATCCGCTTCATCTTTCATTCATTCACCCCCCGGTCTGCCTAAACTGCCAGACATGACCGCCGTGAGCCGGGTATTGAACGACATCGTGTCCCTGCGAATGAGCCACTGCCGCGCCGAACAGGCCGCCGGGGCCGCCCAGTACCATCTGGCGGTGCAGCACTACCGCGCGTGTCTGGAGGCCGCCGAGTGCCGCGAGGACTGCCAGGCGGTGCAGTTCTTCGCTCTGAAGCTGTCCGGGTGCTATGAGCAGATGGGCCTGCGCGACAAGGCGGTGCAGTTTCGCGCCCTGGCCAACGTCGAAGAGGATCTACCGGGTCTGCTGGGCTAGGGGGCAACCCAGGGCCACCGCGCTGCGTACTGGAGACATGCTCAAGGCCCCGCAGCTGACCCGAACCCTGCTGACACTGGCACTCGCATCCGTGCCCGCTGCCTCCGCCGCTTCGCTCATGCTGGGGGCCGGGCAGAGCACTACGCTGAACAGCACGAAGGTTACACTGCTGCGCGTCACCGACAGCCGCTGCCCGCTGAAGGCCATCTGCGTCATGGCGGGCCACGTGAAGGCCAGCCTGTTTATCGTTAAGGCGACCTCCGCACGGCTGTACACGGTCTATCTACCCGGTGTGCCCGTCCAGACGACGGTGGGCAGGATGATCCTGAAGGCGGCCACACGGCGGGAGAGCGGCGCACCCCAGCGGCTGACCTTTGAGGTGGCGAAGTAGTCCAGCAGGGAACGGTGGACGCAGGCCTGTCCCTCCCCTAGTTCCTGCCCGCGCGCCCGCAGACCCGACTCGCTACAGTGGCCCCATGAAGTACGTGTCTACCCGTGGCCTGCGTGATCTGGGGGGCTTCTCGGATGTCCTGCTGATGGGCCTGGCCCCGGACGGCGGCCTCGCCATGCCCGAGCGTATTCCCACCCTCAGCGCGGATGAGCTGGAGCAGTGGCGCGGTCTGGATTACGCGGACCTGGCCTACGCGGTGATGCGCCCCTACATCGACGACATCCCCGAGGCGGACCTGCGCGCGATGCTGCGGGCCACCTACCACCCGGATGTGTTCCACAGCGCGGAGATTACCCCGCTGACGCGGCTGGGCAGCTCGGGGCTCTACCTGCTGGAACTGTCAAACGGCCCCTCGCTGGCTTTCAAGGACATCGCCATGCAGTTTCTGGGGCAGATGTTCGAGTACGTGCTGGAGCGGCGGGACGAGCATCTGAACATCCTGGGGGCCACCTCGGGCGACACCGGCTCGGCGGCGGAATACGCCATGCGCGGTAAGGCCCGCGTGAACGTGTTCATGCTCTCGCCGCACGGGCGCATGAGCGCGTTTCAGCAGGCGCAGATGTTCAGCCTCGATGAGCCGAACATCTTCAACGTCGCCGTGCAGGGCGTGTTCGACGACTGCCAGGATCTGGTCAAGGAGGTCAACGCCGACGCCGCCTTTAAGGCCAGATACACCATTGGGGCGGTGAACTCGATCAACTGGGCGCGGGTGCTGGCGCAGGCGGTGTACTACTTCAAGGCGTACTTCGCACTTGATCTTCCCGCCGGGCAGACGGTGGACTTCAGCGTGCCGTCCGGCAACTTCGGCAACGTGTTCGCCGGGTATCTGGCCAAACAGATGGGCCTGCCGGTGGGGCAACTGGTGGTGGCCAGCAACGAGAACGACGTTCTACATGAGTTCTTCTCCACCGGGGTATACCGGGTGCGGCGGGCGGCGCAGGTGGCACAGACCTCCAGCCCCAGCATGGACATCGGCAAGGCGTCCAACTTCGAGCGTTACCTGTATCTGGTGGCCGGAGCGGACGGCGTACAGACCCGGGCGTGGTGGGACGAGGTGGGAGGCTCGCGGCCCGTCGATCTGCGCGGCACGGCCCACTGGGCAGAGGTGCAGGCCAGCGGCCTCGTGGGCGGGCGCAGCAGCCACGCAGAGCGCCTGGACACCATTCGCCGCGCCGACGAACATTTCGGGCGCCTGATTGACCCGCACACCGCCGACGGTCTGCTGGTGGGCGAACAGTGCGCGCGGGCCGGGGTACCGATGGTCTGCCTGGAAACCGCCCTGCCCGCCAAGTTCGAGGCCACCGTGCAGGAGGCCGTGGGCCGCACCCCGCCACGCCCGGAGCGTTTTGAGGGCATCGAGCAGCAGCCGCGCCACTTCACCCTGATGGACAGCGACGCTGCCGCGTTGAAAGCCTTTGTGGCAGAGAAGCTGGGAAAGACGTTGCAAAGTACCCCCTGAACCTCGCACTACACTCGGGGGATGAAGCACTTCTCCGCCACCGATGCCACGCCGCGCGCCCTGAACTTTGCCATGCCCCCCGAATGGGACCCACACGCCGCCACCTGGATGAGCTGGCCCGCCGACGACGAGCTGTGGTTCGGTCATCTGGGCGCCGTGCGTGCCGAGTTTGCCGAACTGGTGCGCACGATTGCCCGCTTCGAGCCGGTGCAGCTGCTGGTCCGGGACGCGGAGAGCCGTCAGGACGCGGGCGAACGGCTGGCCGGGGCCGACGTGACCTTCCACGACGTGCCGCTGAACGACGTGTGGATTCGGGACAACGGCCCGCTGTTCGTGACCCGTGAGTCCGGCGAGATTTCGTTCGTCAACTGGCGCTTCAACGCCTGGGGCGGCAAATTCGACTACGCCGAGGATGACCGCGTGCCGGAGGCGGTGGCGCGCATCCTGGGGGCCGCCCACTGGGACGTGCCGGTGGTGCTGGAAGGCGGCGCGCTGGAACTCGGCGGCGCGGGCGTGGCGCTGACCACCCGCTCGTGCCTGCTGACAGACACCCGCAATCTGGGCCTGGACGCGGGCAAGTACGCCGACTGGCTGCGCGAGTACCTGGGGGTCACCAAACTGCTGTGGCTGGGCGCGGGCCTGGAGAATGACCACACCGACGGCCATATCGACACCATCACGCGCTTTTCCGACGAGCGCACGATTGTGACCAGCGTGGAGGCGGACCGGGCAGACCCGAATCACGCGGTCATGTCGGCCAATCTGGAGGCGCTGCGGGAGATGACGGGTGCCGACGGCCAGCCTTTCCGTATCGTGGAACTGCCCCTGCCCGCCGGGTATCTGGAGGGCGCAGAGGGAAGATTGCCTCCCACCTACGCCAATTTCTATATCGGCAACGGCTTCGTGGTGGTGCCGCAGTACGGCGACGCCAACGACGCCCGCGCGCTGGAGATTCTGACCCCACTGTTTCCGGGCCGCGAGGTCATTGGCCTGAGCAGCCGCGCCATCATCGAGGGCGGTGGCTCGTTCCACTGCGTGACGCAGCAGCAGCCGGTGGGGGCGGTGTGGACCGGGCAGGCCTAGACCTCGGCGGCGGCTACCGCGCTCGGCCCATCGCGCTGGACACCTACCGCGCCGCCTGCGCCCGGCTGGAGGGTCAGATTTTCGGCGGCGGTTCGCTGTATGCCTTCGACCCCAACGCCAGACCTGCGCCTCCACTGGGCGAAACCTTCGCCTGGGGTCTTTACGCGGGCGAGGATCTGATCGGCTGGAGCTTCGCGCACCAGAAGGATGAGCGCACGGTCAGCATGGCCGACACCGGAATCCTGCCTGAACACCAGGGCCGCGGGCTGTACACCCGCCTGCTACCGCATCTGCTGGACACTTTCCGAAACGCGGGCTACACGCTGGTCCAGAGCCACCACCGCGCCACGAACAATGCCGTGATCATTCCTAAACTGCGCGCCGGCTTCTTTATCCAGGGCCTCAATCTGTACGAGGGCGGCCTGAACGTGGCCCTGACCCTCAGTCTGGACGACACCTACCGGGAGGCCATGCACGTCCGCAGCGGCTTCCGAGCGGCGCGGGACGAGGTTGCGCGGCGGCTGGGATTGCCCTCCGCCTCGTCAGAGAAGACGGTTCCTTCCACCGCCGTCCGGCTGCCTGGAGGTCAGGGTGAGGATACCGATCTGGGCGGTGGTTACGTTCTGCGCCCCGTTTCCTACGGGGTGTATTACGACATCTACACCCAGCTGGAAAATGCTGTGTACGGCAGCGTGTCCCTGGACTGGCCGACGCCTGCTCGGCTGGAGCCACCCGAATACCCCCGCTACGCCTGGCTGCTCGGTCACGGCGGGCAGGTGGTGGGCTGGCAGTATTCCCGCCAGTGGAACGCCCGCACGGCCTACATGGTCAACACCGGGCTGCTGCCCGCGCACCGGGGCCAGGGACTGTACACCCGTGTGCTGCCGCCCGTGCTGGCCGCGCTGAGGGCCAGGGGCTACGATCTGGTCCGCAGCCACCACCACGTCACCAACAACGCCGTGCTGGTCCCCAAACTGCGCGCAGGCTTTCGCGTGCAGGGGGTGCAGGTGGACGATCACGGCGTCATGGCAGTGCTGATGCTGGGCTTCGGCGGGCTGTACCGGGACTACATGGACGTCCGCAGCGGCCTGAAACGTCCAGCAGGCGAGGTGGCGCAGGCACTGGGACTGGAGGGGCCGTAAAAAAGTCCTCGGCGCAGACGGCAGAGGACAAACGCGGGCGGGGACTTACGCTGTCTGCTGCGCCAGCTGCTTTTGCGCGGCCTTCGGGGCCGGACGGTTCTTCGCCCGCTTGACCGTGGCAATGCCCGCGCCGGAGTGCAGGATCTCGCCGTACAGGTGCCACCACTGGCGGGCCGTTCCCAGCTCGCGGGTCAGGTTCTCGAAGCGGTAGTACGCCGCCTCACCGCCGGGCAGGACAAAGGTGGGCGCGCCGAAGACCCCGATCTCGGCGGCCTCGGCCAGATCGGCGCGCAGAATGGCACGCAGGCCGTCGTCGTCGGCGCGGTCATCCGCGAATTGCTGCAGATCCAGCCTGGCGGCCCCCGCCGCCGCCATCACCGCGTCCTCGTCCAGTGGCTTTTTCTCTTCGTGAACCGCGCGGAACAGCGCCAGGGTAAAGTCCCAGCCCTGCTCCTCGCCCTGCCGCGCCGCCGCCTGTGCCGCCAGAAAGGCCAGCAGGCTGGATTTCTGGAAGCGCTCACCCGCGTCGCCCGGCTGATCGGTCAGCCACCACACCGGGGCAGGCTGGCCCGCGTTGTCGGGGTGGTTGCCCTGTACCAGCGAGAAATGCCGGAGCCTGAACGTCTGTTCGCCCGCCTGCCGCAGCACCTGCGCCAGTTCCACCCCGCGCCATGCGTAGGGACACACGAAATCGAGGAACACGTCATTGGATGGGATCATGGCGGGACGCTAGCACGCGTGCTGGGGCCGGGACTGTCTGCCTTCCGACGGCGTCTGCCCCATGCATAACAGCGCACCAACCTCCATCCTGGCCGCCCCGGCTCAGGAATGGGTCCAGTTGTCGGGATCGTCGGCATCGCCGGGAGAGAGGCCCAGCACGTCGCCCTCGGTGGAGCATCCCAGCCCCAGCACGGTGCGGTTGGCGTAGGCGAAATAGGCCGTGACCTGATTGATTTCCAGGATCTCGCCGTCGGTAAATCCGGCCGCTCGCAGGGCCTCCACATCCGCCGCGGCCACGGCAGAGGGGGTGAGGGTCAGCTTCTCGGCGTAGCGCAGGGCCTGCCTCTGGGCATCGGTCAGCGGGGCAGCGTCGGGGTCACGCGCCTCGATGGCCCGGCGAATCGCGTTCGCCCGCGCGTCATCATTCAGCAGTCGCCTCAGCCCGGCGAAGTGGTGCTCGACGCAGTAGCCGCAGGCGTTTAGGGCACTGACCCATACCCCCAGCGTTTCCAGCAGCCATGTGGGCAGCGTGTTGCCGCTGTGATGCAGCGCGGCCTTATACAGCGCCATGTGCCCCTCCATGCTGTGGGGCCGCAACGAGTGCATCGCCATGATGTTGTCCACGTTGTCACCCGGCCCCTTCACGCGGTCATACAGGGTTTTCAGGCGGCCGGCGGCCTCCGCATAGGGAACGGTTTCAATCCAGGGCACGGGTCAGTCTAGGGCCACCGTGTGGAATGCGCTGGACCCTGAGGCTTAAGCTGGACCCACCATGAACCCCGACGAACGCACCGCGCAGAATGTCCGGCTGTTCGACACCCTCTCGGCCCATTACGACCGCATGGGCTTCCTGTCCTTGACGGCGCTGTATCTGGCCGAACGGTTCGGGCCGCAGCGGGACGAGACGCTGCTGGACGTCATGTGCGGCACCGGCACGCTGGCCCTGGCGCTGGCGGAGGCCGTGGGGCCAGGGGGCCGGGTGGTGGGCGCGGACCTGTCGCCGGGCATGCTGGCGGCGGCACGGAACAAGGCGGCGGGGCAGCCTCACCTCTCCTTCGTGGAGGCCGACGCGACGGCGCTGCCCTTGGTGGACGCGGCCTTCGACGGCGTGGCCTGCGCCTCGGGGCTGTTCTTCGTGCCCGACATGGACGCCGCCCTGCGCGAGTGGCGGCGGGTGCTGCGTCCTGGCGGACGGGTGGCGTTCAGCTCGTTTGGCAAGGGCATGATGGGCGACCTGCCGGGGCGCTGGCGCATGGCTCTGGAAGGTGTGGGCTTCCATCCGGGCTTTCCACCGCTGGGCCGCCTGCCCTCTCCGGACGCGGCGGCAGACCTGCTGCGGGAGGCAGGGTTCCAGGAGGTCACAGTGGACCTTCAGGAGCTGCCCTACCGCCTGCCCACCCCACAGCACCGCTGGGACGACATCGAGGCGGGCATGGAGGGTGCGCCGCTGGCCTCATTACCGCCGAAAGTTCGCCAACAGCTTCAGAACGAACACATGGCCGAGCTGGAGGCGCTGTTCGCCGGGCAGGCGCTGACGGTGCCCATTCCCGTCCTGGTGGCGGCAGGCGTGCGGGCGGGGTAAACACGCTCAGGCGGGGTCAGAGGCCGCCAGGACTTACCCTGCCGTGCCCTCGTCCGGCGGCGTGCCGTCCACGAACACCGTGTTCTGATCGGTGTAGTGGACCTGCCCGGCGGGCGCACCCCTCGGCTTCCAGACGTACTTGATGCGGGTGTAGTCCACGCCCACGTTGCTGCTGCCGCGCGCCTTGCTGTGGGCAGCGGCCAGCCGGGCGGCGTACAGGATGTCCGGCTGCGCCAGTTCCTTGCCCCCGGTCCGCACGATGACGTGGCTGCCGGGATAGCCCTGCGCGTGGAACCAGTAGTCCAGGCTGCGCCCGACGCGGTGCGTCAGGGTGGCGTTTTCCTTGTTGTTGCGGCCCACCAGCACCTCGTGGCCGCCGGGGGTGCTGAAGCGCATGCCGTACTGGCTCTTTTCCGGGCGCTCGGATTGCAGGGTGACGGCCAGCGCGTCCAGCTGTTCCAGGGTGGCGCGTTCCAGATGCTCCACGCGGGCCTCGGCCTCGGCCAGTTCGGCACGCAGGGTGTCTTCACGCTCCAGCAGGCGTTCGTACACGTCCTCGCGGCGGCGGGCGCGGGTGTAGCGCTTCTCGGCGTTCTGCACGGCGCTCAGGCTGGGGTCCAGGGCCACCGGGCGCGGGCCGCTGCCGTCGAAGGCCGGCAACTCGGCGTGCGAACTGCCGGGGTCCACGGTGGAGGCGTAGGCCATCAGCAGGTCCGCCTCCTCCCGGTCTATGGCAGCGGCCTCCACGCCCGACTCGGCACGGGACACGTCAGCCAGCTGGTTACGGATTAAGGTCAGGCGCTTGTTCAGCGGCTCGGCCAGCGCCTTGCGCAACGCGGCGGCCTTCTCGCTGCGGGCGGCCTCGCGCGCGCCGTCCTGCATGAGGCCCTCGCTGACGGTGGGGTCCTTGACCAGGGAGCGCAGCGCTTCGAGCGTCTGCGGCCAGCCGTCGCCGGGCGCCTGCGTGAACGGTAGGCCCGCCCGCCGCGCCAGCTCCGCGCCCAGCAGCGGCCCCACCCCGTCCAGGCGCTCGCGCCAGCGGCCCACCGGCA
This genomic interval from Deinococcus aerolatus contains the following:
- a CDS encoding methyltransferase domain-containing protein, producing the protein MNPDERTAQNVRLFDTLSAHYDRMGFLSLTALYLAERFGPQRDETLLDVMCGTGTLALALAEAVGPGGRVVGADLSPGMLAAARNKAAGQPHLSFVEADATALPLVDAAFDGVACASGLFFVPDMDAALREWRRVLRPGGRVAFSSFGKGMMGDLPGRWRMALEGVGFHPGFPPLGRLPSPDAAADLLREAGFQEVTVDLQELPYRLPTPQHRWDDIEAGMEGAPLASLPPKVRQQLQNEHMAELEALFAGQALTVPIPVLVAAGVRAG
- a CDS encoding DsbA family oxidoreductase, producing the protein MIPSNDVFLDFVCPYAWRGVELAQVLRQAGEQTFRLRHFSLVQGNHPDNAGQPAPVWWLTDQPGDAGERFQKSSLLAFLAAQAAARQGEEQGWDFTLALFRAVHEEKKPLDEDAVMAAAGAARLDLQQFADDRADDDGLRAILRADLAEAAEIGVFGAPTFVLPGGEAAYYRFENLTRELGTARQWWHLYGEILHSGAGIATVKRAKNRPAPKAAQKQLAQQTA
- the thrC gene encoding threonine synthase translates to MKYVSTRGLRDLGGFSDVLLMGLAPDGGLAMPERIPTLSADELEQWRGLDYADLAYAVMRPYIDDIPEADLRAMLRATYHPDVFHSAEITPLTRLGSSGLYLLELSNGPSLAFKDIAMQFLGQMFEYVLERRDEHLNILGATSGDTGSAAEYAMRGKARVNVFMLSPHGRMSAFQQAQMFSLDEPNIFNVAVQGVFDDCQDLVKEVNADAAFKARYTIGAVNSINWARVLAQAVYYFKAYFALDLPAGQTVDFSVPSGNFGNVFAGYLAKQMGLPVGQLVVASNENDVLHEFFSTGVYRVRRAAQVAQTSSPSMDIGKASNFERYLYLVAGADGVQTRAWWDEVGGSRPVDLRGTAHWAEVQASGLVGGRSSHAERLDTIRRADEHFGRLIDPHTADGLLVGEQCARAGVPMVCLETALPAKFEATVQEAVGRTPPRPERFEGIEQQPRHFTLMDSDAAALKAFVAEKLGKTLQSTP
- a CDS encoding Rqc2 family fibronectin-binding protein, with translation MEGLMLAKVLGGLTPHLPLHTLGWAFPDETTAALLLDGPGPGERLNLVLAYRPPQPVLFLSRERLRGDPRSPFQRFLAARVRGPLLGAEQLKLDRVVALHFGGEAGFVAQAPTRLLFEVTGRNANLLVLEEGEGFAGRIVMAAREITGSRNRFRTIRSGGQYTPPPPYDKLDPRTLDEAEARSLADLPVGRWRERLDGVGPLLGAELARRAGLPFTQAPGDGWPQTLEALRSLVKDPTVSEGLMQDGAREAARSEKAAALRKALAEPLNKRLTLIRNQLADVSRAESGVEAAAIDREEADLLMAYASTVDPGSSHAELPAFDGSGPRPVALDPSLSAVQNAEKRYTRARRREDVYERLLEREDTLRAELAEAEARVEHLERATLEQLDALAVTLQSERPEKSQYGMRFSTPGGHEVLVGRNNKENATLTHRVGRSLDYWFHAQGYPGSHVIVRTGGKELAQPDILYAARLAAAHSKARGSSNVGVDYTRIKYVWKPRGAPAGQVHYTDQNTVFVDGTPPDEGTAG
- a CDS encoding carboxymuconolactone decarboxylase family protein; the encoded protein is MPWIETVPYAEAAGRLKTLYDRVKGPGDNVDNIMAMHSLRPHSMEGHMALYKAALHHSGNTLPTWLLETLGVWVSALNACGYCVEHHFAGLRRLLNDDARANAIRRAIEARDPDAAPLTDAQRQALRYAEKLTLTPSAVAAADVEALRAAGFTDGEILEINQVTAYFAYANRTVLGLGCSTEGDVLGLSPGDADDPDNWTHS
- a CDS encoding agmatine deiminase family protein — encoded protein: MKHFSATDATPRALNFAMPPEWDPHAATWMSWPADDELWFGHLGAVRAEFAELVRTIARFEPVQLLVRDAESRQDAGERLAGADVTFHDVPLNDVWIRDNGPLFVTRESGEISFVNWRFNAWGGKFDYAEDDRVPEAVARILGAAHWDVPVVLEGGALELGGAGVALTTRSCLLTDTRNLGLDAGKYADWLREYLGVTKLLWLGAGLENDHTDGHIDTITRFSDERTIVTSVEADRADPNHAVMSANLEALREMTGADGQPFRIVELPLPAGYLEGAEGRLPPTYANFYIGNGFVVVPQYGDANDARALEILTPLFPGREVIGLSSRAIIEGGGSFHCVTQQQPVGAVWTGQA
- a CDS encoding GNAT family N-acetyltransferase is translated as MDRAGLDLGGGYRARPIALDTYRAACARLEGQIFGGGSLYAFDPNARPAPPLGETFAWGLYAGEDLIGWSFAHQKDERTVSMADTGILPEHQGRGLYTRLLPHLLDTFRNAGYTLVQSHHRATNNAVIIPKLRAGFFIQGLNLYEGGLNVALTLSLDDTYREAMHVRSGFRAARDEVARRLGLPSASSEKTVPSTAVRLPGGQGEDTDLGGGYVLRPVSYGVYYDIYTQLENAVYGSVSLDWPTPARLEPPEYPRYAWLLGHGGQVVGWQYSRQWNARTAYMVNTGLLPAHRGQGLYTRVLPPVLAALRARGYDLVRSHHHVTNNAVLVPKLRAGFRVQGVQVDDHGVMAVLMLGFGGLYRDYMDVRSGLKRPAGEVAQALGLEGP